From the genome of Ectobacillus sp. JY-23, one region includes:
- the uvsE gene encoding UV DNA damage repair endonuclease UvsE — MLVRLGYVAMSVHLQNASPSQTMTFSQFQRIPNREAAIRKLERIANANLESCARLLKHNRGHDIDFFRFSSKLIPLANHDELPEWDYIAPLREKLNEIGEYVQKYDMRVDFHPDHFVVLNSEQEDILKQSLKTLRMHWRLLKGMKIHPKHRCVLHVGGAYGDKESALEQFIQNWGKIPNALQDMLMLENDDTTFTMYETLYLGEKLAVPVVFDYHHHLVNHGGVNWAEHWSRVVDTWSNSPLPLKMHISSPRDEKDVRAHADYIDPDMFFTFLKEVKGSVKQIDCMIEAKKKDDALFRLMRDVKRREDVEIVNGSSFYLK, encoded by the coding sequence ATGTTGGTCAGACTTGGCTATGTAGCAATGAGTGTGCATTTACAAAATGCGTCTCCTTCTCAAACCATGACATTTTCGCAGTTTCAACGGATTCCAAATCGTGAGGCCGCCATTAGAAAGCTAGAGCGGATTGCAAATGCAAATTTAGAAAGCTGCGCACGACTGCTAAAGCATAATCGTGGTCATGACATCGATTTCTTTCGGTTTAGCTCAAAGCTGATTCCCCTTGCCAATCATGACGAGCTGCCGGAATGGGACTATATTGCACCGCTCCGGGAAAAATTGAATGAAATTGGTGAATATGTACAAAAGTACGATATGCGGGTCGATTTTCACCCTGATCACTTTGTTGTATTAAACTCAGAGCAGGAAGATATTTTAAAGCAATCCTTAAAAACATTACGAATGCACTGGCGTCTTCTTAAGGGAATGAAGATACATCCAAAACATAGATGTGTGCTTCATGTAGGCGGTGCCTATGGCGACAAAGAAAGTGCACTCGAGCAATTTATTCAAAATTGGGGGAAAATCCCAAATGCACTGCAAGATATGTTGATGCTGGAGAATGATGATACAACTTTTACGATGTACGAAACATTATATTTAGGCGAAAAGCTAGCCGTTCCGGTAGTGTTTGACTATCATCATCACTTGGTAAATCATGGAGGAGTAAATTGGGCGGAGCATTGGTCTCGTGTTGTAGATACGTGGTCAAACTCTCCATTGCCTTTAAAGATGCATATTTCAAGCCCGCGCGATGAAAAGGATGTACGAGCACATGCTGACTATATTGATCCAGATATGTTTTTTACCTTTTTAAAGGAAGTCAAGGGTAGTGTGAAGCAGATAGACTGCATGATAGAAGCGAAGAAAAAGGATGATGCGTTGTTTCGCCTAATGCGTGATGTTAAGAGACGAGAAGATGTGGAGATTGTGAACGGAAGCAGTTTTTACTTAAAATAA
- the acpS gene encoding holo-ACP synthase: protein MIVGTGIDIIELARIEKLLEQPKFLERILTEREKHKAAHLSGQRKVEFVAGRFAAKEAYAKAVGTGIGKEVSFLDIEILNDEKGKPVCVAPSSHIIHVSISHSRDFAVAQVILESSSS, encoded by the coding sequence ATGATCGTCGGAACCGGTATTGATATTATTGAATTAGCAAGAATTGAAAAATTGCTGGAGCAGCCCAAGTTTTTGGAGCGAATTTTAACAGAACGAGAGAAACATAAGGCGGCCCATCTAAGTGGTCAGCGTAAGGTGGAATTTGTAGCCGGTCGGTTTGCTGCGAAAGAAGCGTATGCAAAGGCTGTTGGGACGGGAATTGGCAAAGAAGTTAGCTTTTTAGACATTGAAATTTTAAATGATGAAAAAGGAAAACCGGTTTGTGTTGCGCCTTCTTCTCATATCATTCATGTATCCATTAGTCATAGTCGTGATTTTGCGGTAGCACAAGTGATTTTAGAAAGCTCGTCAAGCTAG
- a CDS encoding outer membrane lipoprotein carrier protein LolA — translation MLALTGCTEKGKDDIVKDLDAKVKNMKGYEAEAKLSIKTGTEVQEYDVDIWHSKPSFYRVSLKNEKRDQSQIILRNTDGVFVLTPALNKSFRFQSDWPQNSSQSYLYESLVRDIIKDKEATFKSTDKHYVFSTKTNYQNHNMIPKQEITLDKKNLAPVSVKLLDSDSNVLVEVAFSKMKFDAKFDKGAFDMKKNMSGAQMEVPTVAKENKPFAVLYPTELPEGMKMKEEKELQTSNGKRVIVTYGDSKKSLTLIQEKAKAAPTSDPISVSGEPVDLGFTVGVLTENGVTWSHEGVEYTLASKGLEQNEILSVARSVYEKAEK, via the coding sequence ATGTTGGCTTTGACCGGCTGTACGGAAAAGGGCAAGGATGATATTGTAAAAGACCTTGATGCAAAAGTAAAAAACATGAAAGGATACGAAGCGGAAGCAAAATTGTCCATTAAAACGGGTACAGAAGTACAAGAATATGATGTGGATATATGGCATAGCAAACCAAGTTTTTATCGCGTGAGTTTAAAAAATGAGAAACGCGATCAAAGTCAAATTATTCTACGTAATACAGACGGTGTGTTTGTACTTACGCCAGCTTTAAACAAAAGCTTTCGTTTCCAAAGTGACTGGCCGCAAAATAGCAGCCAATCGTATTTATATGAGTCTCTAGTAAGAGATATTATTAAAGATAAAGAAGCAACATTTAAAAGCACAGATAAACACTATGTGTTTTCTACGAAAACAAACTATCAAAATCATAACATGATTCCAAAACAAGAAATTACGCTGGATAAGAAAAACTTAGCGCCTGTTAGTGTTAAGTTGCTTGATAGCGACAGCAATGTACTTGTAGAGGTTGCTTTTTCTAAAATGAAATTTGATGCGAAATTTGATAAAGGTGCTTTTGACATGAAGAAAAATATGAGCGGAGCACAGATGGAAGTACCAACAGTGGCGAAGGAAAATAAGCCATTTGCAGTGCTGTATCCAACTGAATTACCAGAAGGTATGAAGATGAAGGAAGAGAAAGAACTGCAAACAAGCAACGGTAAGCGTGTGATTGTCACGTATGGTGATAGTAAGAAGTCCTTGACGCTTATTCAAGAAAAAGCAAAGGCTGCACCAACAAGTGATCCAATCAGCGTAAGTGGCGAACCGGTAGATCTGGGCTTTACAGTTGGTGTGTTAACAGAGAATGGTGTGACATGGTCGCATGAAGGGGTAGAGTATACATTAGCATCCAAAGGTTTAGAGCAGAATGAAATTTTATCAGTTGCTCGCTCTGTTTATGAAAAAGCTGAAAAGTAA
- the alr gene encoding alanine racemase, whose translation MSRSFYRDTWVEVDLDAISHNVQCAREYIPDAELIAVVKANAYGHGDAPVARAALDAGASRLAVAFLDEAISLREAGINAPILVLGAARPEDVNVAAVHRIALTVFQPDWIEQAKQFWCSEEMLQLHLKFDSGMGRVGIRTEDELSACIQSLQSASHFDLEGVFTHFATADELDTSYFVKQQERFENQLNWLTKHHINPRLIHCSNSAAALRFPECRFNAVRIGIAMYGLTPSPEIQHLLPYPLQEAFSFHSKLVHVKKIESGESVSYGATYTAEKDEWIGTVPVGYADGWIRKLQGFEVLADGVRVPIVGRVCMDQMMIRLPYHMPIGTQVTLIGKQKEENVSVDDVAGYLDTINYEVPCMVNFRVPRVFRQNGKIVEIENLLTKQ comes from the coding sequence ATGAGTAGATCTTTTTATCGAGACACATGGGTAGAGGTGGATTTGGACGCTATTTCCCACAATGTGCAGTGCGCGCGCGAATATATCCCAGATGCTGAATTAATTGCGGTAGTAAAAGCGAACGCTTATGGTCATGGGGATGCCCCTGTAGCAAGAGCAGCACTGGATGCAGGAGCTTCACGGTTAGCTGTTGCTTTTTTGGACGAAGCGATTTCTTTGCGTGAAGCAGGCATTAATGCCCCTATTTTAGTGCTTGGTGCGGCCAGACCTGAGGATGTTAATGTTGCGGCTGTACACCGTATTGCCTTAACGGTGTTTCAACCAGACTGGATTGAGCAAGCTAAGCAGTTTTGGTGTTCTGAAGAGATGTTGCAGCTACACTTGAAGTTTGATAGTGGAATGGGGAGAGTGGGCATTCGTACAGAAGACGAATTAAGTGCTTGTATACAAAGCTTACAATCGGCTTCTCATTTCGATTTGGAAGGTGTATTTACACATTTTGCGACGGCGGATGAACTGGACACATCTTATTTCGTAAAGCAGCAAGAACGTTTTGAAAACCAGCTAAATTGGTTAACAAAGCATCATATAAACCCGCGTCTCATCCATTGCTCAAATAGTGCCGCGGCACTTCGCTTTCCAGAATGCCGATTTAATGCTGTACGCATTGGTATTGCTATGTATGGTTTAACACCGTCTCCTGAAATACAGCATCTACTGCCTTATCCGTTACAGGAAGCATTTTCATTTCATAGTAAGCTCGTTCATGTGAAGAAAATTGAATCTGGCGAAAGCGTCAGCTATGGTGCTACTTATACTGCTGAGAAGGATGAATGGATTGGTACAGTTCCAGTTGGGTATGCAGATGGATGGATTCGAAAGCTGCAAGGATTTGAAGTTTTGGCTGACGGTGTGCGCGTGCCGATTGTAGGAAGGGTTTGTATGGATCAAATGATGATTCGCCTTCCTTATCACATGCCAATTGGAACACAAGTGACTTTGATCGGTAAACAAAAAGAGGAAAACGTAAGTGTAGATGATGTGGCCGGTTATTTAGATACAATTAATTATGAAGTTCCTTGTATGGTAAATTTTCGTGTGCCAAGAGTATTTAGGCAGAATGGAAAGATTGTAGAGATCGAAAATTTATTAACAAAGCAATAA
- a CDS encoding CopG family ribbon-helix-helix protein produces the protein MSESSVTTEIVIRLPKQIISELDGIVQRENCNRNELICEAAKMFLRQHKTKKKYQHDSIRRGYIEMGEINLNIASESFLAEYEAAHTVERLVSGG, from the coding sequence GTGTCTGAATCGAGCGTAACAACAGAGATTGTGATTCGCTTGCCAAAGCAAATCATATCTGAGTTAGACGGGATCGTACAACGTGAGAATTGTAACCGAAATGAGTTGATTTGCGAGGCGGCCAAAATGTTTTTGCGGCAGCACAAAACGAAAAAGAAGTATCAGCATGATTCCATCAGACGCGGATATATTGAAATGGGAGAGATTAATCTAAATATTGCCTCTGAATCCTTCTTAGCGGAGTATGAAGCAGCTCATACGGTAGAACGCTTAGTTAGCGGGGGGTAA
- the ndoA gene encoding type II toxin-antitoxin system endoribonuclease NdoA, whose product MIVKRGDVYFADLSPVVGSEQGGVRPVLVIQNDIGNRFSPTVIVAAITAQIQKAKLPTHVEIDAKRYGFERDSVILLEQIRTIDKQRLTDKITHLDDGMMHRVDEALQISLGLIDF is encoded by the coding sequence TTGATCGTAAAACGCGGTGACGTGTATTTTGCAGACCTTTCTCCGGTTGTTGGTTCTGAGCAAGGCGGGGTTCGCCCTGTGCTCGTCATACAAAATGATATTGGAAACCGATTTAGCCCCACTGTGATTGTTGCTGCTATTACAGCACAAATTCAAAAGGCTAAATTGCCTACGCACGTGGAGATTGATGCCAAGCGCTACGGGTTTGAAAGGGATTCTGTTATTTTGTTAGAGCAAATTCGTACCATTGACAAACAGCGTTTAACCGATAAAATTACCCACTTAGATGATGGCATGATGCATCGAGTGGATGAAGCTTTGCAAATTAGTTTAGGACTTATAGATTTTTAA
- a CDS encoding Tex family protein has translation MEEVVKKQLIKAVAQELNFNPKYVHNIVELTEEGNTLPFIARYRKEATGSMDEVQIRSVLEKWQYGVQLYHRKEEVLRLIEEKGKLTEELQRQIVQATKLQEVEDLYRPYKEKRRTKATVAKEKGLEPLATWMLGLPATGDVRKEAEKFITEDVATVEEALQGAKDIVAEVISDYASYRKWIRDVTFRKGTVSSTAKDREKDEKNVYEMYYEYSEMIQKAAPHRVLAMNRGEKEDVLRIGIVPPVEEILQYLQKKVLVRPTIAASYIQEAIEDSYKRLIQPAIEREIRKELTEKAEAQAIHIFSENLRNLLLQPPMKGKRVLGVDPAYRTGCKLAVVDDTGKVLDIAVIYPHPPKAKPAEARDIFVSMLEKHRIEVVAIGNGTASRETEQFVADILKQKKDIFYIIVNEAGASVYSASDLAREEFPDLQVEERSAISIARRLQDPLAEIVKIDPKSVGVGQYQHDVSQKELNDSLTFVVETAVNQVGVNVNTASASLLQYVAGLSKTVAKNIVKQREDNGKFQSRAELKKIPRLGAKTYEQCIGFLRVPGSANPLDSTGIHPERYKEVENLLKELGFKKADVGTEPLKRVLEATDVKELAEKTGVGEPTLRDIIDALIRPERDLRDELPKPLLKKDVLQLEDLKRGMELEGTVRNVVDFGAFVDIGVKQDGLVHISKLSNRFVKHPLDVVSVGQIVQVWVDGVDEKKGRVALSMVPIG, from the coding sequence ATGGAAGAGGTTGTAAAAAAACAGCTTATAAAAGCGGTTGCGCAGGAACTTAATTTTAATCCGAAATATGTACATAACATCGTAGAGTTGACAGAAGAAGGGAATACGCTTCCGTTCATTGCTCGTTATCGAAAAGAAGCTACGGGCTCTATGGATGAAGTCCAAATTCGTTCTGTACTTGAGAAATGGCAGTATGGTGTACAGCTATATCATAGAAAAGAAGAAGTACTTCGCTTAATTGAGGAAAAAGGAAAATTGACAGAGGAATTGCAACGTCAAATTGTACAAGCTACAAAACTACAAGAAGTAGAAGATTTATATCGCCCATATAAAGAGAAACGGCGCACAAAGGCAACTGTAGCAAAAGAAAAAGGATTAGAACCTCTGGCTACATGGATGCTAGGCTTACCTGCAACAGGCGATGTAAGGAAAGAAGCAGAAAAATTCATTACAGAAGATGTTGCAACCGTTGAGGAAGCATTACAAGGTGCGAAGGATATTGTCGCAGAGGTCATCTCTGATTATGCCTCTTACCGTAAATGGATTCGTGATGTAACATTTCGTAAAGGGACTGTCTCATCCACCGCTAAAGATCGTGAAAAAGATGAGAAAAACGTATATGAAATGTACTACGAATATAGCGAAATGATTCAGAAAGCTGCTCCTCACCGCGTTCTAGCTATGAACAGAGGCGAAAAGGAGGACGTACTTAGAATAGGGATTGTACCTCCTGTAGAAGAAATCCTGCAATACTTACAGAAAAAAGTACTTGTTAGACCCACTATAGCAGCTTCCTACATACAAGAAGCGATTGAAGATAGCTACAAGCGTCTCATTCAGCCTGCAATTGAACGTGAAATTCGAAAAGAGCTTACTGAAAAAGCAGAGGCGCAAGCTATACATATCTTCTCGGAAAACCTGAGAAACTTATTGCTGCAGCCGCCGATGAAAGGGAAGCGCGTCTTAGGTGTAGATCCGGCATATCGCACCGGCTGTAAATTAGCTGTGGTAGATGATACAGGAAAAGTTTTAGATATTGCGGTAATCTATCCGCATCCACCGAAGGCAAAACCTGCTGAGGCGAGAGATATTTTTGTGTCTATGTTAGAGAAGCATCGTATTGAAGTCGTAGCCATTGGTAACGGTACGGCGTCGCGTGAAACGGAACAGTTTGTAGCGGACATATTAAAGCAAAAGAAAGACATTTTCTATATTATTGTAAATGAGGCCGGTGCAAGCGTATATTCAGCCTCTGATTTGGCGCGGGAGGAATTTCCGGATTTGCAGGTAGAAGAGCGTAGTGCTATTTCTATCGCTAGACGTTTACAAGACCCGCTAGCGGAGATTGTGAAAATTGATCCCAAGTCTGTTGGTGTCGGACAATATCAGCACGATGTATCGCAAAAGGAATTAAATGATTCTTTAACATTTGTAGTAGAGACTGCTGTAAACCAAGTAGGGGTAAATGTAAACACTGCTTCTGCATCTTTATTGCAGTACGTGGCAGGTCTTTCTAAAACGGTAGCCAAGAACATTGTGAAGCAGCGCGAAGATAATGGGAAGTTCCAAAGTCGCGCAGAGTTGAAAAAAATACCGCGTCTAGGTGCTAAGACATATGAGCAGTGTATCGGTTTTTTACGAGTGCCGGGCAGCGCGAATCCACTTGATTCGACAGGCATACATCCTGAGCGCTATAAAGAGGTAGAAAATCTTCTAAAGGAGCTTGGATTTAAAAAGGCAGATGTAGGTACCGAGCCATTAAAACGTGTACTAGAAGCAACAGATGTAAAAGAACTTGCTGAAAAAACAGGGGTTGGTGAACCAACGCTACGTGATATTATAGATGCTCTAATACGCCCTGAGCGAGACTTGCGTGACGAGTTACCAAAGCCGCTCCTTAAAAAAGATGTATTGCAGTTGGAGGATTTAAAGCGAGGCATGGAGCTCGAGGGGACGGTGCGAAATGTTGTTGACTTTGGGGCGTTTGTGGATATTGGTGTTAAACAAGATGGTCTTGTTCATATCTCCAAGCTCAGCAACCGTTTTGTTAAACATCCGCTAGATGTTGTATCTGTAGGGCAAATTGTGCAGGTTTGGGTAGATGGAGTAGATGAGAAAAAAGGAAGGGTAGCATTATCCATGGTACCAATCGGTTAA
- the cmpA gene encoding cortex morphogenetic protein CmpA → MPTWMKKQIQRAYYEKNRYQIKLLNECWFYYKRLKKEGL, encoded by the coding sequence ATGCCGACTTGGATGAAAAAACAGATTCAGCGAGCGTACTATGAGAAAAATCGCTATCAAATTAAGCTGCTCAATGAGTGTTGGTTTTATTATAAAAGACTAAAAAAGGAGGGCCTGTAA
- a CDS encoding SprT family protein translates to MDELQLQKVTEDISLRYFQKPFQHRAVFNKRLKTTGGRYLLQTHNIELNPHYYEAFGKEELIAVIKHELCHYHLHLEGKGYKHRDADFRKLMKQVGAPRFCKTIPRKTVGRTQKLYTYECSSCRLRYQRKRKVDTMRYVCGKCKGRLISV, encoded by the coding sequence TTGGATGAATTACAGCTACAGAAGGTAACAGAAGACATTTCGCTTCGTTATTTTCAGAAGCCATTTCAACACCGAGCTGTTTTTAATAAACGTTTAAAAACGACAGGTGGAAGGTATTTGCTGCAAACACATAACATCGAGTTAAACCCTCATTATTACGAAGCTTTTGGAAAAGAGGAGTTAATAGCAGTTATTAAACATGAGCTATGTCATTATCACCTTCATCTAGAGGGGAAGGGGTACAAGCATAGAGACGCTGACTTTCGTAAGTTAATGAAGCAAGTAGGGGCACCTCGGTTTTGCAAAACTATACCTAGGAAGACTGTGGGCAGAACGCAAAAGCTATACACATACGAGTGCAGCTCTTGTCGTTTGCGGTACCAAAGAAAACGAAAAGTGGACACAATGCGTTATGTGTGTGGTAAATGTAAAGGTAGGCTCATAAGTGTATAA
- the tsaE gene encoding tRNA (adenosine(37)-N6)-threonylcarbamoyltransferase complex ATPase subunit type 1 TsaE yields the protein MSAYQWHTASSEQTMHIAASLGKLLNPQAVLLLEGDLGAGKTTFTKGLAKGLDVKRVVNSPTFTIIKEYKGRLPLYHMDVYRLHESGEDLGFDDYFYGDGVTVVEWAHLIQEFLPEAYLKVSLFHQGNDERHIVFEPVGERYTRLCEELLSNESISN from the coding sequence ATGTCAGCCTATCAATGGCATACAGCCTCATCAGAGCAAACTATGCATATTGCAGCGTCTCTAGGCAAGCTGCTTAACCCGCAAGCTGTTTTGCTTCTAGAAGGAGACTTAGGTGCAGGTAAAACAACTTTTACAAAAGGGCTTGCTAAAGGACTAGACGTAAAACGTGTCGTCAACAGCCCTACCTTTACGATTATAAAAGAATACAAAGGACGTCTTCCTCTTTACCATATGGATGTATATAGATTACATGAAAGCGGAGAAGACTTAGGCTTTGATGATTATTTTTACGGAGACGGCGTTACGGTGGTAGAATGGGCACACTTAATTCAAGAATTTCTTCCGGAAGCTTATTTAAAGGTAAGTTTATTTCATCAAGGCAACGACGAAAGACATATTGTTTTTGAGCCTGTAGGAGAGCGCTATACTAGATTATGTGAGGAGCTTTTAAGCAATGAAAGTATTAGCAATTGA
- the tsaB gene encoding tRNA (adenosine(37)-N6)-threonylcarbamoyltransferase complex dimerization subunit type 1 TsaB → MKVLAIDTSNYTLGVSLLDGEVVVGECITNIKKNHAVRLMPSIEMLLQQCDVKAKDLNKIVVAQGPGSYTGVRIGVTTAKTLAWSLQIPLSGVSSLAVLAANGRGFDGYICPLFDARRQQVFTGLYTYGQTLQTVKQDRLILIQDWLTAIQETDKRVLFIGNDVNLHRETIQAALGDRAVFAGSTLHNPRPSELGLLGLHAEEADVHTFVPNYLRLAEAEATWLANQNK, encoded by the coding sequence ATGAAAGTATTAGCAATTGATACGTCTAACTACACATTGGGTGTTAGCCTATTAGATGGAGAAGTTGTAGTAGGTGAATGTATAACAAATATTAAGAAAAACCATGCTGTGCGCTTGATGCCGAGCATCGAAATGCTACTACAGCAATGTGATGTAAAGGCTAAGGATTTAAATAAGATTGTTGTAGCACAAGGTCCTGGTTCATATACAGGTGTAAGAATCGGGGTAACTACCGCCAAAACATTGGCATGGTCGCTTCAGATTCCACTTTCCGGCGTTTCTAGCTTAGCAGTGTTAGCGGCAAATGGGCGAGGTTTTGACGGTTATATTTGCCCCTTGTTTGATGCAAGAAGGCAGCAGGTATTTACAGGACTGTATACATATGGACAAACATTACAAACTGTAAAACAAGATCGATTAATACTGATTCAGGATTGGTTAACTGCTATACAAGAAACGGATAAGCGTGTTTTATTTATTGGTAATGATGTGAACTTACATCGAGAAACCATTCAAGCTGCTTTGGGAGATCGTGCTGTATTTGCTGGGAGCACACTGCACAATCCACGCCCATCAGAGCTAGGACTACTTGGTTTACATGCAGAAGAAGCAGATGTGCATACATTTGTACCAAACTATCTTCGTCTCGCAGA